The following are from one region of the Rhodopirellula sp. P2 genome:
- a CDS encoding DUF1559 family PulG-like putative transporter → MLPFSCVPQVKRHVASVQPHPMRLGFTLVELLVVIAIIGVLVGLLLPAVQAAREAARRMQCSNNAKQIGLGIHNYHSAYNQLPMSRGGTSRVSGTTNDSVIPRTLGGSLGGNNRFNRSALVPILPFIEQQGLWEQIANQFKVTEPAGTDLYYSAFGPNPEMSLTHHATARYDPWMTNVTTYRCPSDPGEGLPGQGRTNFGMSLGDALGQQNTGGVYETAKPNPTEYPRANKSNRGMFRSRVALKFRDVLDGLSNTIMVGEMNTDLGDRHKTTQVVNDANFGATIINNPSLCNTVEIDPERPSFWASSASLAGGAQIQRGLKWACGFPVFTAITTIAPPNTAVCSTGNSTWQPGLYPPSSRHQGGVHILLGDGAVKFVTDSIEAGNQSAGNIWWNGNGNRAPGMPSPYGLWGALGTRATKEQVSADF, encoded by the coding sequence ATGCTCCCTTTCTCTTGCGTCCCCCAAGTAAAGCGACACGTTGCATCTGTGCAACCGCACCCGATGAGGCTGGGGTTCACTTTGGTCGAACTTCTCGTTGTGATCGCCATCATCGGCGTCCTTGTCGGGTTGTTGCTGCCGGCCGTGCAAGCGGCTCGTGAAGCTGCACGGCGGATGCAATGCAGCAACAACGCCAAACAAATTGGCTTGGGAATTCACAACTACCACTCCGCCTACAATCAGCTTCCGATGAGCCGTGGAGGCACGTCACGCGTGTCTGGCACCACCAATGACTCTGTCATCCCACGCACCTTGGGTGGGTCCTTGGGCGGTAACAATCGCTTCAATCGAAGTGCCCTGGTCCCGATCTTACCGTTCATCGAACAACAAGGTCTTTGGGAACAAATTGCCAACCAGTTCAAGGTCACCGAGCCAGCGGGCACGGACCTGTACTACAGCGCATTTGGCCCCAATCCCGAGATGTCACTCACTCATCACGCCACTGCACGCTACGACCCGTGGATGACGAACGTCACGACCTATCGTTGCCCCAGCGATCCAGGAGAAGGACTGCCAGGGCAAGGTCGCACGAACTTTGGCATGAGCCTGGGCGACGCACTCGGCCAGCAAAACACGGGCGGTGTGTACGAAACCGCGAAGCCCAACCCAACAGAATATCCTCGCGCGAACAAGTCGAATCGCGGCATGTTCCGGTCCCGTGTGGCTCTGAAGTTTCGCGATGTGCTGGACGGTCTTTCCAACACCATCATGGTTGGCGAAATGAACACGGACTTGGGTGATCGCCACAAAACAACGCAAGTCGTGAACGATGCCAACTTCGGCGCAACGATCATCAACAATCCCAGTTTGTGCAACACGGTCGAAATCGATCCAGAGAGACCGTCGTTTTGGGCATCGTCAGCCTCGTTGGCTGGTGGAGCCCAGATTCAACGTGGTTTGAAATGGGCATGTGGTTTCCCCGTCTTCACAGCCATCACCACGATCGCGCCTCCCAACACCGCGGTTTGCAGCACCGGCAACAGCACTTGGCAACCAGGGCTTTACCCACCCAGTAGTCGCCACCAAGGTGGTGTCCATATTCTGCTGGGCGACGGGGCGGTCAAGTTTGTCACCGACTCGATCGAAGCGGGCAATCAGTCCGCTGGAAACATTTGGTGGAACGGCAACGGCAACCGAGCCCCAGGAATGCCGAGCCCTTACGGGCTGTGGGGTGCACTCGGCACGCGTGCCACCAAAGAACAGGTCTCCGCCGACTTCTGA
- a CDS encoding helix-turn-helix domain-containing protein has translation MMSGESVPPTSTSPTRARQVRTAMPEQLPPWGVLVLESHHAPDFSMQWREHPFVKLVYFLSGAGTFHLADRPIEFSAGDVFVIAPHLRNRICDGEGTPSSLYAGCICENVLKAEPVTAARIASGKLSGGNRQTHFVASKLRRMVYTQNLASPSCGIDMMIDAWRLLRGVTDFDCSRKAGNITAMLDPTGAEQATDVEIVQQYIDELQTSFLEATTIDAAANQLNLSRRTFTQLFRELTGTTWLRRVRELGIEHAKRLLQETDLPIASVAFESGFADLSTFYRRFTSMVGQSPAAYRQQTEPS, from the coding sequence ATGATGTCCGGGGAATCTGTTCCGCCAACTTCAACGTCGCCCACCCGTGCCCGTCAGGTCCGCACGGCGATGCCGGAACAGTTGCCGCCATGGGGGGTGTTGGTTCTTGAGAGTCATCATGCACCTGATTTTTCGATGCAGTGGCGTGAGCACCCGTTTGTCAAACTGGTTTACTTCCTGAGTGGTGCGGGAACGTTTCACCTGGCTGACCGTCCGATCGAATTCTCTGCTGGCGACGTGTTCGTCATCGCGCCCCATCTGCGGAATCGAATCTGTGACGGCGAAGGCACCCCGTCCAGTTTGTATGCGGGGTGCATCTGCGAGAATGTGCTGAAGGCGGAGCCCGTCACCGCGGCAAGAATTGCTTCGGGCAAGTTGTCCGGCGGCAACCGGCAAACGCATTTTGTCGCATCGAAATTGCGACGAATGGTTTACACGCAAAACTTGGCGTCGCCGTCGTGCGGCATCGACATGATGATCGACGCTTGGCGATTGCTTCGTGGCGTCACGGACTTTGATTGCTCTCGAAAAGCCGGCAACATCACGGCGATGCTGGACCCAACCGGTGCCGAGCAGGCAACCGACGTCGAAATCGTCCAGCAATACATCGATGAGTTGCAGACATCATTTTTGGAAGCCACCACAATTGATGCCGCCGCGAATCAGCTCAATTTGTCTCGTCGCACCTTCACCCAGCTCTTTCGTGAGTTGACTGGCACCACCTGGCTGCGGCGTGTCCGCGAACTCGGCATTGAGCACGCCAAAAGATTATTGCAGGAAACCGATCTGCCGATCGCATCGGTCGCCTTCGAATCTGGTTTCGCTGACCTCTCGACGTTCTATCGAAGATTCACGTCCATGGTCGGCCAATCCCCCGCCGCCTATCGACAGCAAACGGAACCGTCTTGA
- the coaD gene encoding pantetheine-phosphate adenylyltransferase gives MSLNSSNADAGELSHSIAVYTGSFDPVTLGHLHIIERASRLFDTLVVGIGINADKKALFNPEERIELVQAISNHLPNVRVQTFDGLAVDFVRSLGASVMVRGIRPLTDIAGEFTMMMANRQLDAEIETVFLMADERFAHVSSSLLKQIAMLSEDDGHLAKFVPRPVIASLRAKLSAQAF, from the coding sequence TTGTCTCTGAACTCCTCCAACGCCGACGCTGGCGAACTGTCGCATTCCATCGCCGTGTACACCGGGTCGTTCGACCCTGTCACGCTCGGTCACTTGCACATCATCGAACGCGCCTCCAGGTTATTCGACACGTTGGTGGTCGGGATCGGCATCAACGCAGACAAAAAGGCGTTGTTCAATCCGGAAGAACGCATCGAATTGGTGCAAGCCATTTCGAATCATTTGCCGAACGTGCGTGTTCAAACCTTTGATGGTTTGGCGGTCGATTTTGTGCGTTCGCTGGGCGCCAGTGTGATGGTGCGGGGGATTCGTCCCCTGACCGATATCGCCGGCGAGTTCACCATGATGATGGCCAACCGTCAGCTCGACGCGGAGATTGAAACCGTGTTCTTGATGGCCGACGAGCGATTTGCTCACGTCAGTTCTTCGCTGCTGAAACAGATTGCGATGCTGAGTGAGGACGATGGTCACTTGGCCAAGTTTGTGCCGCGTCCGGTCATCGCGTCCTTGCGTGCCAAGCTTTCCGCGCAAGCGTTCTGA
- a CDS encoding aminotransferase class V-fold PLP-dependent enzyme — translation MVSKPSSRDANVPIGSDMGDDPWLWWRDRMPVTNHWAYFDHAAVAPISQPAAEALRSFAEVAASHGDVHWMDWSDAVNRLRDLTADLIHCESEEVTLVPNTTTGINLVAEGLDWKAGDNMVVPEGEFPSNLYPWLNQQARGVEIRIVPRRDGRVEVADLMAQVDERTRLISVSWVGYASGFRVDLEHLVDQAHSRGVLVFLDAIQGLGMYPLDMRTCAVDFVAADGHKWLLGPEGAGVAVIRKRHLNSLRCPTVGWKSVENAHLFSGSKFELREDASRFEGGSLNQSGMIAFAASLEMFTAVAQRFGADAIGNRVLERAQRLRRLLTHAGAKLLFGPWDETPHASAITTFEVPGESPDDFRTRALESGVVISCRGGGIRASVHVYNDDADLQRLADLVTSSPAVSSSNPARS, via the coding sequence ATGGTTTCCAAGCCTTCGTCGCGAGACGCAAATGTGCCGATCGGATCGGACATGGGCGACGACCCATGGCTGTGGTGGCGGGATCGTATGCCTGTGACCAACCACTGGGCTTACTTCGACCACGCAGCCGTGGCTCCGATCAGCCAACCGGCCGCCGAGGCTCTGCGTTCATTCGCCGAGGTCGCGGCATCACATGGCGACGTGCACTGGATGGATTGGTCCGATGCCGTCAATCGACTGCGTGACCTGACGGCGGATCTGATTCACTGCGAGTCGGAAGAGGTCACGTTGGTTCCCAACACCACCACGGGAATCAATCTGGTCGCCGAAGGTCTGGATTGGAAAGCCGGTGACAACATGGTTGTTCCGGAGGGGGAATTCCCCAGCAACCTGTATCCGTGGCTCAATCAGCAAGCTCGCGGCGTTGAGATTCGAATCGTTCCGCGTCGTGATGGACGCGTCGAAGTCGCGGACTTGATGGCTCAAGTCGACGAACGCACACGTTTGATCTCAGTCAGTTGGGTCGGCTACGCCAGCGGTTTTCGCGTGGATCTGGAGCACTTGGTGGATCAAGCTCACTCACGCGGCGTGCTGGTGTTTCTTGATGCCATCCAAGGTCTGGGGATGTACCCGCTCGACATGCGAACTTGCGCTGTCGACTTCGTCGCCGCTGACGGACACAAGTGGCTGCTCGGTCCTGAAGGGGCCGGGGTCGCTGTGATCCGCAAACGTCATCTGAATTCGCTGCGTTGTCCCACCGTGGGCTGGAAGAGCGTTGAGAACGCGCATCTGTTTTCGGGGTCCAAGTTTGAATTGCGGGAAGACGCATCCCGTTTTGAGGGTGGTTCGCTGAACCAATCCGGAATGATCGCGTTCGCGGCCAGTTTGGAGATGTTCACGGCGGTGGCGCAGCGATTCGGGGCCGACGCGATCGGAAATCGCGTGTTGGAACGCGCTCAGCGTCTCCGCCGTTTGCTGACGCACGCGGGTGCGAAATTGCTGTTTGGGCCTTGGGATGAGACGCCTCACGCCAGTGCGATCACGACGTTTGAAGTGCCCGGGGAATCACCGGATGATTTCCGCACGCGGGCACTTGAATCGGGAGTGGTGATCAGTTGTCGCGGCGGCGGCATTCGGGCCAGCGTTCATGTCTATAATGACGACGCGGATTTACAACGATTGGCCGACTTGGTCACTTCGTCCCCCGCTGTTTCTTCTTCCAATCCAGCGCGGAGCTGA
- a CDS encoding class I SAM-dependent methyltransferase yields MSAQDRTLDHYQELMTINATSHVLRTGRELGLFDALLEGQKTLEVLAERTGVPESRLLLLLRPLTSVGIIEKYAEDYAISSVARLLCQYDADLGDAIWQAAPAGLKSEPQSSAETAVPQSRFDSIAATQWVHTPAAMQAAEILDFGPTPGAEDEGEGTVLSSGDSAPQTLLDLGCGSAVWSCAAAHRDPQLRVTLVDHPGALEAAIATANSIELGDRFESIQGDALTTELPEGQFDHVLIAQRLNNYSPDQIRLMLQRATSAVKSGGRVIVIDSFEGPNRPSLAESIEALRIGIETEGGAVPELKEAQERMKVAGLESIQFTFIAASRVGLGLMTGIKP; encoded by the coding sequence ATGTCTGCCCAAGACCGTACCCTGGATCACTACCAGGAATTGATGACCATCAACGCCACGTCGCATGTGTTGCGAACCGGCCGTGAACTCGGATTGTTCGACGCCTTGCTGGAAGGTCAGAAAACGCTCGAAGTGTTGGCCGAACGCACCGGTGTGCCGGAGTCACGGTTGTTGCTGTTGTTGCGACCGCTGACATCGGTGGGGATCATCGAGAAGTACGCCGAGGATTATGCGATTTCGTCGGTCGCTCGTTTGCTGTGCCAATACGACGCGGACCTGGGCGACGCGATTTGGCAGGCGGCCCCGGCCGGATTGAAATCCGAGCCTCAATCGTCCGCTGAGACCGCTGTCCCTCAGAGTCGCTTTGATTCGATTGCCGCGACTCAGTGGGTGCACACACCCGCGGCGATGCAGGCGGCAGAAATCTTGGACTTTGGACCGACTCCAGGAGCCGAGGACGAAGGTGAAGGAACGGTATTGAGTTCAGGCGACTCAGCACCACAGACGTTGCTCGATCTGGGATGCGGGTCGGCGGTATGGAGCTGTGCGGCGGCTCACCGTGACCCACAGTTGCGAGTCACTTTGGTGGACCATCCCGGTGCTTTGGAAGCGGCGATCGCAACGGCCAACTCGATCGAGTTGGGGGATCGCTTTGAATCGATTCAAGGCGACGCTTTGACCACCGAGCTTCCCGAGGGGCAGTTCGACCATGTGTTGATCGCTCAACGACTGAACAACTACTCGCCCGATCAGATTCGTTTGATGTTGCAACGCGCGACGTCGGCGGTGAAGTCGGGTGGGCGGGTGATTGTGATTGATTCATTTGAAGGCCCGAATCGCCCGAGTTTGGCGGAGTCGATCGAAGCCCTGCGGATCGGAATCGAGACCGAAGGCGGTGCGGTGCCCGAATTGAAAGAGGCTCAGGAACGGATGAAGGTCGCTGGCTTGGAATCGATCCAGTTCACCTTCATCGCTGCCAGTCGTGTCGGACTGGGGTTGATGACCGGGATCAAACCGTGA
- the trpB gene encoding tryptophan synthase subunit beta has translation MSTVPSQQHASAQVPDSRGRFGDFGGRFVPETLTRALDELSEEYEKAKRDPEFQRELDGLLKSFVGRPSPLYHAKRLSSAVGGAQIWLKREDLNHTGAHKINNTIGQALLTLRMGKTRVIAETGAGQHGVASATACAHFGLPCTVYMGAEDIRRQKPNVFSMKLLGAKISPVESGSRTLRDAVNEAMRDWMASVEDTHYIIGSVIGPHPFPMMVRDFQSVIGRETREQCRDTFGRLPDCVVACVGGGSNAAGMFYPFVEDEGVRMVGVEAGGRSATPGEHASPLSYGCPGVLHGSYSYVMQDDDGQTCDVHSMSAGLDYPGVGPEHSYWKDTKRVDYIGCRDEEALAAFERLASSEGILAALETSHAVAKAIEVAAKMSDQEHLVICLSGRGDKDSMEIARLRGEEW, from the coding sequence ATGAGTACCGTCCCGTCGCAGCAACATGCCTCCGCCCAAGTCCCCGATTCTCGCGGGCGATTCGGCGATTTTGGTGGCCGTTTCGTTCCCGAGACACTCACGCGGGCACTTGATGAGCTTTCCGAAGAGTATGAAAAGGCCAAGCGGGATCCCGAGTTTCAGCGTGAATTGGACGGTTTGCTGAAGAGCTTTGTCGGTCGTCCCAGCCCGCTGTACCACGCCAAACGGTTGTCCTCGGCAGTTGGTGGAGCCCAGATTTGGTTGAAACGCGAAGATCTCAATCACACCGGTGCTCACAAAATCAACAACACGATCGGGCAAGCCTTGCTGACGCTGCGGATGGGCAAGACTCGAGTGATCGCCGAAACCGGTGCTGGTCAGCATGGTGTGGCGTCGGCGACCGCTTGCGCCCACTTCGGACTGCCCTGCACCGTGTACATGGGTGCCGAAGACATTCGCCGGCAGAAACCCAACGTGTTCAGCATGAAGTTGCTCGGCGCCAAAATCTCGCCCGTCGAGTCCGGTTCGCGAACGCTGCGGGACGCGGTCAACGAAGCGATGCGAGACTGGATGGCTTCGGTCGAGGACACTCACTACATCATCGGCAGCGTGATCGGCCCGCACCCATTCCCGATGATGGTTCGCGATTTTCAATCGGTGATCGGCCGCGAAACCCGTGAGCAGTGCCGGGACACGTTTGGTCGGTTGCCGGATTGCGTGGTCGCCTGCGTCGGGGGTGGCAGCAACGCGGCGGGCATGTTCTATCCGTTTGTCGAAGACGAAGGGGTGCGAATGGTCGGCGTGGAAGCCGGTGGGCGATCGGCCACACCCGGTGAGCACGCGTCGCCACTGTCCTATGGTTGCCCCGGCGTTTTGCACGGCAGTTACAGTTACGTGATGCAAGACGATGATGGTCAAACGTGTGACGTGCATTCGATGAGCGCCGGATTGGACTATCCCGGCGTCGGTCCTGAACACAGTTATTGGAAGGACACGAAGCGAGTCGACTACATCGGTTGCCGTGACGAGGAAGCGCTGGCCGCGTTTGAACGCTTGGCATCCAGCGAAGGCATCTTGGCAGCCCTGGAAACGTCTCATGCGGTGGCCAAAGCGATTGAGGTCGCGGCCAAAATGTCAGACCAAGAACACTTGGTGATCTGCTTGTCCGGACGAGGTGACAAGGACTCCATGGAAATCGCTCGTCTACGCGGCGAAGAGTGGTGA
- the flgK gene encoding flagellar hook-associated protein FlgK, with protein MCAHERSVSHFRETIMGLFGTIQQSKGALDAAQIGLQVVGNNIANANTEGYIRQRLEQTPAVAYRQGNLIQGHGVRATGVVQVIDQQLAERMFNAKTAAAGADSLSSAYGQLESLITDLDGGGLNEQFSLFNNAMHDLSTQPNDAATREFVIIQGQTLASNVQQLRTNAGELQDGWNAELDDAASQINRLTERIAQLNVEIATIEGGGTLGSDATGLRDQRYRDLEELASYVNINFQEQASGNVSVFVGGDYLIADGNRREVYSAYSEERGGQEVRILDTDAPLKATGGKLGAAMEARSGVFGEYVESLDQMASALIQGVNKVHSQGQGRTGFTSLVSSNTSQPGVPLGEAELPFEPSNGSFDFNIVDSDGELVSTTRIDVRNLGTVNDSTISSIVSDINAVEGVTASLSGDGRIRIDSDSATAQFTFGQDTSGFVAAAGMNTFFTGSSAVDIEVNSVLADNIDLLAISNGGINADTNTLYNMLDLVDQPLDELGNRSIRGIHEQTISALGREISVQKSATEGLNDLYSTLKSQHLAITGVNIDEESIKMISYQRAFQASSRVISTAAEMLDILLAI; from the coding sequence GTGTGCGCGCACGAACGCTCGGTTTCACACTTTCGCGAGACGATCATGGGGCTGTTCGGCACCATCCAACAATCCAAGGGGGCGCTTGACGCGGCCCAGATTGGACTGCAGGTCGTTGGCAACAACATCGCCAACGCCAACACCGAAGGCTACATCCGCCAACGTCTGGAACAGACGCCCGCGGTGGCGTATCGCCAAGGCAATTTGATTCAGGGCCACGGTGTTCGCGCCACCGGTGTCGTGCAGGTCATTGACCAGCAATTGGCCGAGCGGATGTTCAACGCGAAAACCGCGGCGGCGGGGGCGGATTCACTCAGCTCTGCCTACGGTCAACTGGAGTCCCTGATCACGGACCTCGATGGCGGTGGACTGAATGAACAATTCAGTCTCTTCAACAATGCGATGCACGACCTGTCGACGCAGCCCAACGATGCGGCCACCCGAGAATTTGTGATCATCCAAGGCCAAACCCTGGCCAGCAACGTCCAACAACTCCGTACCAACGCCGGTGAACTGCAAGACGGCTGGAATGCAGAACTCGATGACGCCGCATCGCAAATCAATCGCCTGACCGAACGAATCGCTCAGTTGAACGTCGAAATCGCAACCATCGAGGGTGGCGGCACACTCGGCAGCGATGCGACCGGACTGCGTGACCAGCGCTACCGCGACCTCGAGGAATTGGCCAGCTACGTCAACATCAACTTCCAAGAGCAAGCGTCCGGAAACGTCAGCGTCTTTGTGGGCGGGGACTACTTGATTGCAGACGGCAATCGCCGCGAAGTTTATTCCGCCTACAGCGAAGAGCGGGGCGGGCAGGAAGTTCGAATCCTCGACACCGACGCACCTTTGAAAGCCACCGGCGGCAAGCTCGGCGCGGCGATGGAAGCTCGCAGCGGCGTCTTCGGCGAATACGTTGAGAGCCTGGATCAAATGGCCTCGGCTCTCATCCAGGGCGTGAACAAGGTTCACTCACAAGGCCAAGGCCGGACCGGGTTCACCTCGCTGGTTTCCAGCAACACCAGCCAACCCGGTGTGCCCCTGGGCGAAGCGGAATTGCCCTTCGAACCGAGCAACGGCAGCTTTGATTTCAACATCGTGGACTCCGACGGGGAACTGGTCAGCACCACACGGATCGACGTTCGCAATTTGGGGACCGTCAACGACTCGACCATTTCATCCATTGTCTCCGACATCAACGCCGTCGAAGGTGTGACGGCATCGCTTTCGGGCGATGGTCGCATTCGAATCGACAGCGACTCGGCCACGGCCCAGTTCACCTTCGGTCAAGACACCAGTGGTTTTGTTGCGGCGGCCGGGATGAACACCTTCTTCACGGGATCGTCCGCGGTGGACATCGAGGTCAACTCGGTGCTGGCCGACAACATCGATTTGCTGGCGATTTCCAACGGCGGTATCAATGCTGATACCAACACGCTGTACAACATGCTCGACCTCGTGGATCAACCGCTGGATGAACTGGGCAACCGCTCGATCCGCGGAATTCACGAACAAACCATCTCGGCACTGGGACGCGAAATCAGCGTGCAGAAAAGTGCGACCGAAGGACTCAACGATTTGTATTCAACGCTGAAAAGCCAACACCTGGCGATCACCGGTGTGAACATCGACGAAGAGTCGATTAAGATGATTTCCTACCAACGCGCCTTCCAAGCTTCGTCGCGCGTGATTTCAACCGCAGCGGAAATGCTGGACATCTTGTTGGCAATTTGA
- a CDS encoding prenyltransferase/squalene oxidase repeat-containing protein, with amino-acid sequence MSGYLQELTLRLSVGASRLSPEFRSRHADWLRLRQRDDGGFAGREGESDPYYSSFALRTLWLLGELDPQTAEAAGIFLRRRMRQRDSIVDLMSLIFGAAILEMASGVVVISDEDHQWRENVAALLANLRTDDGGFAKTPEGRAGSTYQTFLSVLCYELMEVPVPDIDGLLRFLASQQQQDGGYREIRVAKRAGVNPTAAAIGSLKTLGRLDPAQQADTIEFLLEMQSDEGGLTANTRIPFADLLSSCTGLITLVDLGAGSRIDAPRLQRYADSMQREGGFVGFELDQTPDVEYTFYGVATLSLLQTLDL; translated from the coding sequence TTGAGTGGTTACCTGCAAGAACTGACGCTGCGATTGTCCGTCGGTGCAAGTCGGCTGAGCCCCGAATTCCGATCTCGCCACGCAGACTGGCTGAGATTGCGACAACGCGACGACGGTGGATTTGCGGGCCGCGAAGGCGAAAGCGACCCCTACTACTCCTCGTTTGCGTTGCGAACGCTTTGGCTCCTCGGTGAACTCGACCCCCAAACCGCCGAAGCAGCGGGTATCTTCCTACGCCGACGGATGAGACAACGGGATTCCATCGTGGACCTGATGTCCCTGATCTTTGGTGCGGCGATTCTCGAAATGGCCTCCGGCGTCGTGGTGATCTCTGACGAAGACCACCAGTGGCGAGAAAACGTTGCGGCGTTGCTGGCCAACCTCCGCACCGACGACGGCGGATTCGCGAAAACGCCAGAGGGCCGCGCAGGCAGCACCTACCAAACGTTTCTCTCTGTGCTGTGCTACGAACTGATGGAAGTCCCCGTCCCCGACATCGATGGTCTCCTGCGATTCCTGGCGAGCCAACAGCAACAAGATGGCGGCTACCGAGAGATTCGTGTTGCCAAACGAGCAGGCGTGAACCCGACCGCGGCTGCGATTGGATCGCTGAAGACACTCGGGCGACTGGACCCTGCTCAGCAGGCCGACACGATTGAGTTTCTGCTGGAGATGCAGAGTGACGAAGGTGGCTTGACCGCCAACACGCGAATTCCCTTCGCCGACTTGCTCAGCTCTTGCACGGGTCTGATCACGCTGGTTGATCTTGGAGCCGGATCCAGAATCGACGCGCCGCGATTGCAGCGATACGCAGATTCCATGCAGCGAGAGGGCGGTTTCGTCGGGTTTGAACTCGACCAAACCCCGGACGTCGAATACACGTTCTATGGTGTCGCCACACTGTCGTTGCTGCAGACGCTGGATCTGTAG
- the tsf gene encoding translation elongation factor Ts, translating to MTTISAKAVSELRKSTGAGMMDCKKALEESGGDLDGAMDYLRKKGQKVAAKRADREASEGVVAAVVEGKKGLLLALSCETDFVAKNEAFIELTNTIAKMAFDANCTTIDEVNALEIDGTTVKERLVNETGKVGEKIEVSNLEVVEGENLASYIHAGAKIGVLVSYKDGGKEDAPLFFRGVSMHIAAMKPSILHPNEFDEEFVAKETEALQAQINAENELNERENLGKPMKNVPQFASRRQLTPEVLAATEDAIKEELKAEGKPEKIWDKIVPGKLERFIADNTLLDQERCLLSQFYALDDSKTVEAAIKEFHPEAEVVVFKRVSVN from the coding sequence ATGACGACGATTTCCGCCAAGGCGGTGAGCGAACTTCGCAAGTCCACCGGCGCCGGGATGATGGATTGCAAGAAGGCATTGGAAGAATCCGGTGGCGACTTGGATGGCGCGATGGACTACCTCCGCAAAAAAGGCCAGAAGGTCGCGGCCAAGCGTGCGGATCGCGAAGCTTCCGAAGGCGTTGTGGCTGCTGTGGTTGAAGGCAAAAAAGGCTTGTTGTTGGCCCTCAGTTGCGAAACCGACTTCGTTGCCAAAAACGAAGCGTTCATCGAGCTGACCAACACCATCGCCAAGATGGCTTTCGACGCCAATTGCACCACGATTGACGAAGTCAACGCACTCGAAATCGACGGCACGACGGTCAAAGAGCGTTTGGTCAACGAAACCGGCAAGGTCGGCGAGAAGATCGAAGTCTCCAATTTGGAAGTCGTCGAAGGTGAGAACCTGGCGTCGTACATCCATGCGGGTGCCAAGATCGGTGTCCTGGTGTCGTACAAAGACGGTGGCAAAGAAGACGCGCCCCTGTTCTTCCGCGGCGTCTCGATGCACATCGCTGCCATGAAACCTTCGATCCTTCACCCCAACGAATTCGATGAAGAATTCGTTGCCAAGGAAACCGAAGCACTTCAGGCTCAGATCAACGCTGAGAATGAACTGAACGAACGCGAAAACCTCGGCAAGCCGATGAAGAACGTTCCTCAGTTTGCAAGCCGTCGCCAACTGACTCCTGAAGTCTTGGCTGCGACCGAAGACGCGATCAAGGAAGAACTGAAGGCCGAAGGCAAGCCCGAGAAGATCTGGGACAAAATTGTTCCCGGTAAGCTCGAGCGTTTCATCGCCGACAACACCTTGCTCGACCAAGAGCGTTGCTTGTTGAGCCAGTTCTACGCACTGGACGACAGCAAGACCGTCGAAGCTGCGATCAAAGAATTCCACCCGGAAGCCGAAGTGGTGGTCTTCAAGCGAGTCTCCGTCAACTGA
- the rpsB gene encoding 30S ribosomal protein S2 gives MANEIVKEMIEAGVHFGHRTSLWNPKMAPYIFGKKNQIHILDIRETLRGLLRAKKYLSQVAAGGSLILFVGTKRQAGEAVEEQSLRCGMPFVSERWLGGTLTNFRTIRSRLGRLEELEALRKGDGINEYSKKMQSSLNREYRKMYRNLNGLRSMNRLPEVMFIVDPGKERNAVREAKRLGITTVALIDTDSDPSQIDLPIPGNDDGIRSVEMIMRELADAVIAGKGQTQTEAAPNAQAAPEAAAPAEEVAAAPSEG, from the coding sequence ATGGCAAACGAAATTGTCAAAGAGATGATTGAAGCTGGTGTCCACTTTGGTCACCGCACCAGTCTCTGGAATCCGAAGATGGCTCCTTACATCTTCGGTAAGAAAAACCAAATCCACATCCTCGACATTCGCGAAACCCTGCGTGGTTTGCTGCGAGCGAAGAAGTATCTTTCGCAAGTCGCCGCTGGCGGCAGCTTGATTCTGTTCGTCGGTACCAAGCGTCAAGCTGGGGAAGCCGTTGAAGAGCAGTCGCTGCGTTGTGGGATGCCTTTTGTCAGCGAGCGTTGGCTCGGTGGCACCCTGACCAACTTCCGCACCATTCGCAGCCGACTGGGCCGTTTGGAAGAACTGGAAGCCCTGCGGAAGGGTGACGGCATCAACGAATACAGCAAGAAGATGCAGTCGTCGTTGAACCGCGAATATCGCAAGATGTATCGCAACTTGAACGGTTTGCGATCGATGAACCGGTTGCCGGAAGTCATGTTCATCGTCGACCCAGGCAAGGAACGCAACGCGGTTCGGGAAGCCAAACGATTGGGCATCACGACCGTGGCTCTGATCGATACCGACAGCGACCCAAGCCAAATCGATTTGCCGATTCCAGGCAACGATGACGGGATTCGCAGCGTTGAAATGATCATGCGAGAACTGGCGGACGCTGTGATTGCTGGCAAGGGACAAACCCAAACCGAAGCGGCACCCAACGCCCAGGCTGCTCCTGAAGCCGCCGCGCCTGCCGAAGAAGTCGCCGCCGCTCCCAGCGAAGGCTGA